In Sander lucioperca isolate FBNREF2018 chromosome 21, SLUC_FBN_1.2, whole genome shotgun sequence, the following proteins share a genomic window:
- the med15 gene encoding mediator of RNA polymerase II transcription subunit 15 isoform X5 yields MEVPGQDSDWRSPQFRQKVVAQIEEAMRKAGTAHTKSSQDMENHVYVKAKSREEYLSLVARLIIHFRDIHKKALGVQVGGPGQMPMQQMVQAQQQSLQFQQFQQQQQQNAMQQQQQQHQQQNAMQQQLQQQQQQLLRVQQMQQQQHHQNQQLQQQHQNQQQQQQQQQAQNQQQQNQMHQTRIQQQQMVQLQLQQQQHAQAQAQAQAQAQAQAQAQAQAQAQSIQHMVQQQQQQQQQQVQAQVQPQPGQMPPHPQQQQQQQQQPGMVPQSLAGQMASAQHVPINSLSQQQQQQQHQLKIQAFQQARALQQQQQAQQAQQAAQQAAAQAQLNVAAAASVPGQLVRPGMPIPPRMPRALNPSIPPPNAAAAAAAAAAAAAAAAAAAAATGVGAQQMTQQAQQHQMMSSPSPVQVQTPQSMPPPPQPSPQPPTSQPNSVSSGPTPSPGGFQPSPSPQPSQSPATARTPQNYGVPSPGPLNTPGNPSSVMSPAGATSLEDQQYMEKLKQLSKYIEPLRRMINKIDKNEDRKKDLSKMKSLLNILTDPNTRCPLKTLQKCEIALEKLKNDMAVPTPPPPPVPTKQQYLCQPLLDAVMANIRSPVFNHSLHRTFAPAMTAIHGPPITGPNISGSKRKHEEDERQTIPNILQGEVARLDVKFLVNLDPSFCSNNGTVHLVCKLDDKNLPSVPPLQLSVPADYPDQSPYWADDGDQYAGANSFLQTVHRNMTSKLLQLPDKHSVTELLNTWAQSVRQACLSAA; encoded by the exons ATGGAGGTCCCCGGGCAGGACAGCGACTGGAGGAGCCCTCAGTTCCGACAAAAAGTCGTCGCTCAGAT TGAAGAGGCGATGAGGAAGGCAGGAACCGCACACACCAAGTCCAGCCAAGACATGGAGAACCACGTTTACGTCAAGGCCAAATCCAGA GAGGAGTATTTATCTCTGGTGGCCAGGCTCATCATACACTTCAGGGACATCC ACAAGAAGGCACTCGGAGTTCAAG TCGGGGGTCCAGGACAGATGCCGATGCAGCAGATGGTGCAGGCGCAGCAACAGTCGCTCCAGTTCCAGCagttccagcagcagcagcagcagaacgccatgcagcagcagcaacagcagcaccagcagcagAACGCCATGCAGCAGCagttacagcagcagcagcagcagctgctgagGGTGCAGcagatgcagcagcagcagcaccaccagAACCAGCAActtcagcagcagcaccagaaccagcagcagcagcagcagcagcaacaggcccagaaccagcagcagcagaaccaG ATGCATcagacgaggattcagcagcaACAGATGGTGCAGCTGcagctacagcagcagcagcatgcccAGGCTCAAGCCCAGGCTCAGGCGCAAGCCCAGGCTCAGGCGCAAGCCCAGGCTCAAGCCCAGGCCCAGTCCATTCAGCACATggttcagcagcagcagcagcagcaacagcagcaggttCAGGCCCAGGTTCAGCCTCAGCCGGGTCAGATGCCTCCCCaccctcagcagcagcagcagcagcagcagcagcccggCATGGTGCCCCAGTCTCTGGCGGGACAGATGGCGTCCGCTCAGCACGTTCCCATCAACTCGCtcagtcagcagcagcagcagcagcagcaccagctCAAGATCCAGGCCTTCCAG cAGGCCCGtgccctgcagcagcagcagcaggcccaGCAGGCGCAGCAAGCAGCGCAGCAAGCCGCAGCTCAGGCGCAGCTCAACGTGGCCGCTGCAGCCAGCGTTCCTGGACAG TTGGTGCGTCCCGGGATGCCGATTCCTCCCCGGATGCCTCGAGCCCTGAacccctccatccctcctccaAACGCTGCCGCCGCCGCCGCAGCAGCCGCTGCCGCAGCCGCCGCCGCAGCCGCAGCCGCCGCCGCCACCGGTGTGGGAGCACAGCAGATGACACAGCAG GCACAGCAGCATCAGATGATGTCATCACCTTCACCTGTGCAGGTGCAGACGCCTCAGTCgatgcccccccctccccagccGTCGCCTCAACCCCCCACCTCACAGCCCAACTCAGTCAG CTCCGGTCCCACTCCGTCTCCGGGGGGTTTCCAgcccagcccctcccctcaGCCCTCACAGAGCCCCGCCACCGCCAGGACCCCCCAGAACTACGGAGTCCCGTCTCCTGGACCGCTTAATACTCCAG GTAACCCCAGCTCGGTGATGAGTCCGGCGGGGGCCACGTCTCTGGAGGACCAGCAGTACATGGAGAAACTCAAACAGTTGTCTAAATACATCGAGCCTCTGCGCCGGATGATCAACAAGATTGACAAAAATGAAG acagaaagaaagacctGAGTAAGATGAAGAGTCTGTTAAACATCCTGACTGATCCAAACACCAG gtgtcCTCTGAAGACGCTGCAGAAGTGTGAAATTGCTTTAGAGAAGCTGAAGAACGACATGGCCGTG ccgaccccccctccccccccagtGCCCACCAAACAGCAGTACTTGTGTCAGCCGCTGCTGGACGCCGTCATGGCCAACATCCGCTCGCCCGTCTTCAACCACTCTCTGCACCGGACCTTCGCCCCCGCCATGACCGCCATCCACGGGCCGCCCATCAC CGGCCCCAACATCTCCGGGAGCAAGAGGAAGCACGAGGAGGATGAGCGGCAGACCATCCCCAACATCCTGCAGGGAGAGGTGGCCCGCCTCGACGTCAAGTTCCTGGTCAACCTGGACCCGTCCTTCTGCAGCAACAACGGCACCGTGCACCTCGTCTGCAAACTGG ATGATAAAAACCTCCCCAGTGTTCCTCCTCTGCAGCTCAGTGTTCCTGCTGATTACCCCGACCAGAGTCCTTACTGGGCTGATGACGGGGACCAGTACG caggTGCGAACAGCTTCCTGCAGACAGTCCACCGGAACATGACGTCCAAACTGCTGCAGCTTCCTGACAAACACTCAGTGACAGAGCTGCTCAACACCTGGGCTCAGAGCGTCCGCCAGGCCTGTCTGTCAGCCGCCTGA
- the med15 gene encoding mediator of RNA polymerase II transcription subunit 15 isoform X3 codes for MEVPGQDSDWRSPQFRQKVVAQIEEAMRKAGTAHTKSSQDMENHVYVKAKSREEYLSLVARLIIHFRDIHKKALGVQDPMNALTNLTGVGGGPGAIGMGPRPTGAPVGGMGAMGQMQIGQHAMAGVAGNPQAIGGPGQMPMQQMVQAQQQSLQFQQFQQQQQQNAMQQQQQQHQQQNAMQQQLQQQQQQLLRVQQMQQQQHHQNQQLQQQHQNQQQQQQQQQAQNQQQQNQMHQTRIQQQQMVQLQLQQQQHAQAQAQAQAQAQAQAQAQAQAQAQSIQHMVQQQQQQQQQQVQAQVQPQPGQMPPHPQQQQQQQQQPGMVPQSLAGQMASAQHVPINSLSQQQQQQQHQLKIQAFQARALQQQQQAQQAQQAAQQAAAQAQLNVAAAASVPGQLVRPGMPIPPRMPRALNPSIPPPNAAAAAAAAAAAAAAAAAAAAATGVGAQQMTQQAQQHQMMSSPSPVQVQTPQSMPPPPQPSPQPPTSQPNSVSSGPTPSPGGFQPSPSPQPSQSPATARTPQNYGVPSPGPLNTPGNPSSVMSPAGATSLEDQQYMEKLKQLSKYIEPLRRMINKIDKNEDRKKDLSKMKSLLNILTDPNTRCPLKTLQKCEIALEKLKNDMAVPTPPPPPVPTKQQYLCQPLLDAVMANIRSPVFNHSLHRTFAPAMTAIHGPPITGPNISGSKRKHEEDERQTIPNILQGEVARLDVKFLVNLDPSFCSNNGTVHLVCKLDDKNLPSVPPLQLSVPADYPDQSPYWADDGDQYAGANSFLQTVHRNMTSKLLQLPDKHSVTELLNTWAQSVRQACLSAA; via the exons ATGGAGGTCCCCGGGCAGGACAGCGACTGGAGGAGCCCTCAGTTCCGACAAAAAGTCGTCGCTCAGAT TGAAGAGGCGATGAGGAAGGCAGGAACCGCACACACCAAGTCCAGCCAAGACATGGAGAACCACGTTTACGTCAAGGCCAAATCCAGA GAGGAGTATTTATCTCTGGTGGCCAGGCTCATCATACACTTCAGGGACATCC ACAAGAAGGCACTCGGAGTTCAAG ATCCCATGAATGCCCTGACTAACCTGACGGGGGTTGGCGGGGGCCCGGGCGCCATTGGCATGGGGCCCCGCCCAACCGGGGCTCCAGTGGGTGGCATGGGGGCCATGGGGCAGATGCAGATAGGCCAGCATGCCATGGCAGGGGTGGCTGGAAACCCACAAGCCA TCGGGGGTCCAGGACAGATGCCGATGCAGCAGATGGTGCAGGCGCAGCAACAGTCGCTCCAGTTCCAGCagttccagcagcagcagcagcagaacgccatgcagcagcagcaacagcagcaccagcagcagAACGCCATGCAGCAGCagttacagcagcagcagcagcagctgctgagGGTGCAGcagatgcagcagcagcagcaccaccagAACCAGCAActtcagcagcagcaccagaaccagcagcagcagcagcagcagcaacaggcccagaaccagcagcagcagaaccaG ATGCATcagacgaggattcagcagcaACAGATGGTGCAGCTGcagctacagcagcagcagcatgcccAGGCTCAAGCCCAGGCTCAGGCGCAAGCCCAGGCTCAGGCGCAAGCCCAGGCTCAAGCCCAGGCCCAGTCCATTCAGCACATggttcagcagcagcagcagcagcaacagcagcaggttCAGGCCCAGGTTCAGCCTCAGCCGGGTCAGATGCCTCCCCaccctcagcagcagcagcagcagcagcagcagcccggCATGGTGCCCCAGTCTCTGGCGGGACAGATGGCGTCCGCTCAGCACGTTCCCATCAACTCGCtcagtcagcagcagcagcagcagcagcaccagctCAAGATCCAGGCCTTCCAG GCCCGtgccctgcagcagcagcagcaggcccaGCAGGCGCAGCAAGCAGCGCAGCAAGCCGCAGCTCAGGCGCAGCTCAACGTGGCCGCTGCAGCCAGCGTTCCTGGACAG TTGGTGCGTCCCGGGATGCCGATTCCTCCCCGGATGCCTCGAGCCCTGAacccctccatccctcctccaAACGCTGCCGCCGCCGCCGCAGCAGCCGCTGCCGCAGCCGCCGCCGCAGCCGCAGCCGCCGCCGCCACCGGTGTGGGAGCACAGCAGATGACACAGCAG GCACAGCAGCATCAGATGATGTCATCACCTTCACCTGTGCAGGTGCAGACGCCTCAGTCgatgcccccccctccccagccGTCGCCTCAACCCCCCACCTCACAGCCCAACTCAGTCAG CTCCGGTCCCACTCCGTCTCCGGGGGGTTTCCAgcccagcccctcccctcaGCCCTCACAGAGCCCCGCCACCGCCAGGACCCCCCAGAACTACGGAGTCCCGTCTCCTGGACCGCTTAATACTCCAG GTAACCCCAGCTCGGTGATGAGTCCGGCGGGGGCCACGTCTCTGGAGGACCAGCAGTACATGGAGAAACTCAAACAGTTGTCTAAATACATCGAGCCTCTGCGCCGGATGATCAACAAGATTGACAAAAATGAAG acagaaagaaagacctGAGTAAGATGAAGAGTCTGTTAAACATCCTGACTGATCCAAACACCAG gtgtcCTCTGAAGACGCTGCAGAAGTGTGAAATTGCTTTAGAGAAGCTGAAGAACGACATGGCCGTG ccgaccccccctccccccccagtGCCCACCAAACAGCAGTACTTGTGTCAGCCGCTGCTGGACGCCGTCATGGCCAACATCCGCTCGCCCGTCTTCAACCACTCTCTGCACCGGACCTTCGCCCCCGCCATGACCGCCATCCACGGGCCGCCCATCAC CGGCCCCAACATCTCCGGGAGCAAGAGGAAGCACGAGGAGGATGAGCGGCAGACCATCCCCAACATCCTGCAGGGAGAGGTGGCCCGCCTCGACGTCAAGTTCCTGGTCAACCTGGACCCGTCCTTCTGCAGCAACAACGGCACCGTGCACCTCGTCTGCAAACTGG ATGATAAAAACCTCCCCAGTGTTCCTCCTCTGCAGCTCAGTGTTCCTGCTGATTACCCCGACCAGAGTCCTTACTGGGCTGATGACGGGGACCAGTACG caggTGCGAACAGCTTCCTGCAGACAGTCCACCGGAACATGACGTCCAAACTGCTGCAGCTTCCTGACAAACACTCAGTGACAGAGCTGCTCAACACCTGGGCTCAGAGCGTCCGCCAGGCCTGTCTGTCAGCCGCCTGA